GCGCGGTACGCACGAAGTCTTCATGCAGCACCTCGACGAAGGCCGAGCGCGTGAAGCGTGCCATCACGGCGGCCACGGCCGCGCCCAACGTAATCGAGGGCAGTATGTAGCTCTTCCACGAGTCGGCCCCGATGGTCGGCAACCAGCCGAGCTGCACCGAGAAAATCTGCATCAGCAGCATGCCCAGCGCGAATGCCGGGAACGAGATACCGGAGACGGCAAAGGTCATGCCCAGCCGATCCGGCCAGCGATTACGCCACACCGCCGAGGCCACACCCAGCCCCATACCGATCACCACCGACCACACCATGCTCACCAGCGTGAGCCACAGCGTCGGCAGGAAGCGGCTGGATATCTCTTGCGAGACCGGCTGCTTGCTGCGCATCGACAGACCGAAATCGCCGCGCACGGCGTTCGTGATGAAGGACGTGAACTGCGTAAGCAGCGGCTTATCGAGGCCGAGATCCTGACGCACCAGCGCCACGGTCGCCTCGTCCGCCTGCGGACCGGCGGCCAGACGCGCCGGATCGCCCGGCAGCATGTGCACGAAGGCGAACACCAGCACGGCCACGATCAGCAGCGTGGGGATCAGGCCGAGCAGGCGTTTGAGAAAGTAATTGAGCATCGCAGTCTTGCCGAACGTCTTGCCGAAACCATGTCTTGCGGTAGACCGCGCCGCCAGCGTCGAAGCTGCTTGGCTGGGCCGGGCGGCGCGGGGAACATCACACTCGCATCGCTCGCGCGAAGCCCCGGAACGCCGGGGCCCACACGCGCCACGCGATTACTTCATCGAGATGTCGGTGAAGTTGAACGAACCGTCAGGCATCGTGTACACGCCGGTCAGGTTCTTGTTACGTGCGTACAGCAGCTTTTCCGTCACGAGGAACGCCCAGGGCGCGTCGTTCCAGATCTTTTGTTGTGCGTCCGTGTACAGCTTCGTCTTCTCGGCACGGTCCGTCGTGAGCAGCGCCTTGTTGAAGTCCGCATCGACCGCATCGTTCTTGTAGTACGCCGTGTTGAACAGCTTCGGCGGGAACGATTCCGAGCCCAGCAGCGGGCGCAGCGCCCAGTCGGCTTCACCCGTCGACGACGACCAGCCCACGTAGTACATGCGCACCGGCGCCTTGTCAGGATCCGGTGCGGACTCGACCAGCTCGACACGCTGACCGGCTTCGAGCGCGCGCACTTGCGCCTTGATGCCGACCTGCGCCAGTTGCTGCTGCACGAACTGGATCACCTTCTGCGCCGTCGTGTACGTGTAGGCGGACCACAGCACGGTCTCGAAGCCGTTCGGATAACCGGCTTCCTTGAGCAGTTCCTTGGCCTTGGCCGGGTTGTACGGCCACGGGCCGGTCTTGGCCGCGTAGTCGACGCCGTTCGGCACCACACCGTCGGCCGGCGTGGCATAGCCTGAGAAGGCCACCTTCACCAGCGCTTCCTTGTTGATAGCGTAGTTGATGGCCTGACGCACACGCACGTCGTCAAACGGCTTTTGCTTCGTGTTGAAGCTCACGTAGCGCTGGATGATCGACGGACCGGCGATCACGTCCACCTTGCCGCCCGACTTCAGACCTTCGGCCTGCTCATACGGCACCGGGAAGGCAAAACCGGCTTCGCCCGTCTGCATCACAGCCGCGCGCGTGTTGTTGTCCACCACCGGCTTGAAGGTGATCGTGTCGACCTTCGGATAGCCCTTCTTCCAGTAGCCGTCGAACTTCTTCACCTTCACGTAATCGGTGCGGTTCCATTCGACGAATTCGAACGGGCCGGTGCCGACCGGGTGCGAAGCGATGTCCTTACCGTACTTCTTGAGCGCTTCGGGCGAGATGATCACGGCCGACGGGTGTGCCAGCGTGTTGATGAACGGCGAGAACGGCTCCTTGAGCGTGAACTTCACCGTGTGCGCATCGACGGCTTCCGTCTTCGCGATTTCCTTGTACAGGTTGTAGCGCTTGAGCTTGTTTTCCGGGTTCGTCACGCGGTCGAAGTTCGCCTTCACGGCGGCGGCGTCGAAGGTCGTGCCGTCCTGGAACTTCACACCCGACTTGAGCTTGATCGTGTAGACGAGACCGTCCGGCGAGACCGTGTAGCTATCGGCCAGCACGTTGATGAGTTTCATGTCCTTGTCGAAACCGAACATGCCCTCGTAGAACGACTTGGCGACGGCTTGCGACAGCGTGTCGTTCGCATCGTAAGGATCCATCGTCGTGAAGGTCGATTGCACGGCCATCACGACATCCTTGGCGGCGAACGCAGGGGTTGCACCGAATACGGCGGACGCAACAGCGACGGACGCGAGCGCGGTTTTCCAGCGAGCGCCCAACAAAACGTTTTTCGACATCTGTCTTTCTCCTTCTGGTCTGACGGGGTCGCCCCGGGCGAGTCGCAGGACTGCGCCACTTGGCGGGCATTATGGTGACAACATGAACTGCAAAAGGTACTGCCTGAAACTACCGGGAGCGAAGCCATCGCCCCCGGGGAAAACGGGTTCGGCTTACGACGTGCGCACCATGCGAATCAGTAGGCACCCGCCACGCGATGGCGCGCGACAAAGTGCCCCGCGCCGACTTCGACCAGCGGCTGCACTTGCGGCTCGTCGCCCAGCGCGCGGATCGGGCTCGGAATCTCTTCCGTGAGCAGTTCGCGTTTGGCGTGACGACGCGCAGGATCGGCAATCGGCACTGCCGACATCAGCTTCTTCGTATATGGGTGTTGCGGGTTTTCGAAGATCGCGCGACGCGGGCCGATTTCGACGATCTGGCCGAGGAACATCACCGCCACGCGGTGGCTGATGCGCTCCACGACCGCCATGTCGTGCGAGATGAAAAGGAACGCAATGCCGAACTCCTTTTGCAGGTCGAGCATCAGGTTGATGATCTGGGCCTGCACGGAGACGTCAAGCGCCGAGACGGATTCGTCGGCGATCACGACCTTGGGTTTGAGCGCCAGTGCACGCGCGATGGCGATACGCTGACGCTGACCGCCCGAGAATTCATGCGGATAACGCTGGGCGTACTCGGCGGGCAGACCTACGCGCTCCAGCAATTCCGCCACGCGCTTTTCGGCTTCGGCACCGCTCGCCACACCATGCACCAGCAGCGGTTCCATGATCGAGAAGCCCACCGTCAGACGCGGATCGAGCGAGGCGAACGGGTCCTGGAAGATGAACTGGATATCGCGGCGCAGCGTCTGCAAGGCGCGGCCTGCGAGATCGTGAATCGGCTTGCCGCCGAACTCGATGGAGCCGCCCTGACTCGCGACCAGACGCAGCAGCGCACGGCCGGTCGTCGACTTGCCGCACCCCGATTCGCCCACGAGGCCCAGCGTTTCGCCGGGATACAGATCGAAACTCACTCGCTCGACCGCGTGCACACGTTGCTTCACGCGGCCGAAGAAGCCCGACGGCACGTCGAAGCGCGCCACGAGATCCTTCACGCGCAGGATCGGACCGGCATCGGTCTTGACCGTCGGTTGCGGCGTTTCGGCTGCGGGCTTGGCGTCGGGCGGTGCGTCGTAGCGCAGCAGCGGGAAGCGTGCGGGCAGATCGGTGCCTTGCATCGAACCGAGACGCGGCACGGCCGAGAGCAACGCCTGCGTGTAGCGCTCGCGCGGCGCGGCGAAGATCTCCGCCGACTTGCCTTCTTCGACCTTGTCACCGCGGTGCATGACCAGCACGCGATCGGCCACCTCGGCCACCACCCCCATGTCGTGCGTGATGAACACCACGCCCATGTGCATCTCGTCCTGCAACGCGCGAATCAGTTGCAGGATCTGCGCCTGAATGGTCACGTCGAGGGCGGTGGTCGGTTCGTCCGCGATCAGCAAACCCGGCTTGCACGAGAGCGCCATCGCGATCATCACCCGTTGACGCATACCCCCCGAGAGCTGGTGCGGGAAACGGCCGAGCACCCGGCGCGCTTCGGGGATGCGGACGAGTTCGAGCATGCGCAGGGCTTCGGCACGCGCGGCGGCGGCATCTTTGCCCTGGTGCAGGCGAATCGACTCGGCGATCTGCTCGCCGACCGGGAACACCGGATTGAGCGACGTCATCGGCTCCTGGAAGATCATCGCCATGTCGGCACCCCGGATGCTGCGCATGGTGTGACCGCTTGCACGCGTGAGGTCGACCAGCTTGCCGTTGCGGCGGCGCATGATCATCGTGCCCTGCGTGATGCGTCCGCCGCCGTTTTCCACGAGACGCATGGCGGCCAGCGACGTCACGGACTTGCCGGAGCCGGATTCGCCGACGATGGCGAGCGTCTCGCCCCGGTCGACATGGAAGGACAGGTCGCGCACGGCCGTGACCACGCGCTCGGAGGTCGCGAACTGCACGGAGATGCCGCTCACGTCGAGCACACGCTCGTCGGGCAACGAAATGGTTGGGGTTGTCTTACGCTCAGCCACGCCTGTCCTCGCTAATCTTCACTTGCCGAATCTGTTGCCAAGGGCGTTGCCGTCTCCGGTCCCGCCCTGTCCGGCCCGCCGTCCTGAGACGTCAGGCGATATTCATGGACGTTATTCGTGAATGGCCGTCACCGGCGTCTCGCCGACACGGGCCACGCCGCGATACATCCCTTCCGTGTTGAACGGCAGCGCCACGTTGCCCTGTGCGTCCACGGCAATCAGACCGCCTCGACCGTCCACGCGCGGCAGGCGCTCGCGAATGACGCGCTCGGCGGCATCGGCCAGTGACAGGCCCGCATAGGCCATCAGCGCCCCCACTTCGTAACACGCGACGGCGCGAATGAACGCCTCGCCAGTGCCCGTCGCCGAAACGGCGGCCGTGGCGTCGTTTGCGTAACAGCCCGCGCCGATCAGCGGCGAATCGCCCACACGGCCAATGGCCTTGTTCGTCATGCCGCCGGTCGAGGTCGCCGCCGCCACATGGCCGTGCATGTCACAGGCGACTGCGCCGACCGTGCCGAACTTCGTGTCCGGATCGATGGGCTCTTTCTTGAGTGGCATGTCGTGATCGAGCGACACGGCAGCACTCGCCAGCGCGCGCTGCAACTGGGCGTAGCGCGCCTCGGTAAAGAAGTACTCGGGATCGACCAGTTCTGCCCCGTTCGCCGCAGCGAAGGCTTCTGCCCCCTCGCCCACGAGCAGCACGTGCGGGCTGCGCTCCAGCACCGAGCGGGCAGCCAGAATCGGGTTGCGCACACGGTGAACGCAGGCGATGGCGCCGGCGTCGAGCGTCGTGCCGTTCATGATCGCAGCGTCGAGTTCGTGGGTGCCTTCATGGGTGAAGACTGCACCACGTCCGGCATTGAAGCGCGGGCAATCTTCGAGGTGCTGCACGGCTACGGTGACCGCGTCGAGCGCCGAGCCACCCGCCGCCAGGACGGCCTGACCGGCGCGCAGCACGTCGGCCAGAGCCTCGTGATATGCCTTGAGTTCTTCGGGCGACGTGTCGCGGCTGATCGTTCCGGCACCGCCGTGAATGGCGATGACGGCGCGTTGGGCGTGGCTCATGATGCGTTGTCCTTTCTGTCCAGACTGACGGGCGTCGCGCTGGACGCAGTGCTGGCATGACTCGAATGTCGGGGTGCGGTCTGATGGACGGGATTCGGTGCGCCCTGCGTGCTGGGCGTCGCCGCAGCGGCGGCGTTCGACAGCGACTTCACGGCGACGGTGGCAGTGGTGGCAGCGGTGGCCGTAGCGGCAGTGGTCGCGACGCGTCCCACGACAGGCGACGGCGCTCTGGCCACCGCTCTTGCCACATTGGCGGGCGCGTTCGACGGACTCTGTGACGCCGAGTCGATCCACGGTAGCAGGAAATCTGTCAGCTCGGTGGCTCGGTCCACGGCGTGTTTCGCGCGTTGCGCGACGGCGTCGCAAATGGCATCGATCATCGCCAGCACGCTCGCTTCGGAGTTGCTGGACAGACGCGGCTTGCTACGCACGAAGAGGACGATATCGCCCAGCGGTGCCAGCGGCGACGTCGGACTGTCCGTGAGCACCATCACCGACACACCGCGCCCGCGCAGGCGACGGCACAGTGTCACGGTATCTGAGACGTAGCGCGGGAAGCCGAGCGCGATCACCAGATCGCCCTCGCGCAATTTGAAGAGCTGACGCGCGGCATGCGTCGATCCGCCTGCGCCGACGACCGACTGCACATTTTCACAATAAGGATCGAGACCGTGATGCAGCAGACCGGCGAGATAACCGCTCGCCCCTAGTCCCAGCACGTAAATACGGTGCGCTTGCAGAATCGACTCGATGGCGCGCTCACACGTACCTGCGTCGAGCGCGCGACGGGTCCAGTCCAGATTCTCGATGGCCTGCGCAAGCGATGCTGCCATCACGTCCGCGCTGTCGCTCGCCTGGGCCTTGCTCGTGCGAAGGCTTTCGATGGGGGCCAGCGTCGCCTCGTAGCCGCGAACCATGGCCGCACGGCATTGCGGGTAGCCGTCGAAGCCGAGCGCGCGCGCGAAACGATTGACGGTCGCGAGCGACACGCCAACGGCGTCGGCAAATTCGTCGATGCGCATGGTCGCGGCCCGAAACGTATTGTCGAGCACGAACGCCGCCATGCGCTGCTGCGCGGGCGTCAGTTCGGGCATGGCTCGCACGATGCGCTCAGTGAGCGGCAAGTCGGCGGGCAACGAATCGGCGTCGATCATGAAAATGAATTGCATCCATCCTTCGGAGTGAAGGAAAGTATATTTTCATCGACACCCCGTCAAAAGAAAAAAAATAGTTCAAATGCAGCCAATCGAGCTTCCAACGCTGATGTATTTCCTCTTCTCAGCCCGCAAACCCTGTCAAAACAAGGGGGCACGACCTCCGTCATACGTAAAAAGCGGGCATACTAGGGGAAACCCGAATGCACGAACTTGCCGGCGGCTTTGCAATCCGACGCTGAAGTACGGTTTCACTGCGCACGGCGCTTGAGCGTCGCGCAGCGTCACTCAGATATCGCTTCGATATCACTCAATCGTCAGGTAACAGATTCACAGGACAGTCACTGGACCGCCTGGGGAGGCCAGGTCGGAGGCGAGTCGTAACGTGCGGTAAACATGGCGTAGTCACGGGCTTACATTCGCCCGTTACTGTGATCGAACGAATCGTGCCGATGTCGTTGACGAGGGTGGTGAACGCCTGGGACGCGGGATCGGATCGGTTGGATCGGGCGGATCTGTTGGGACGATCGGGCTGGACGAGAGGATGTCGCGGGGCCGATCGGGTCGGTCGAGTCAGTCGGCCCTTTCGATTCGGGCATCCGGCCAATCACAGATTCACAGCGTCGCAACATCGATTACGCCGACGTGAAAGCTATACGCCTCAAGGAGCATGACCATGCTGAGTCCGCATGAAATCGCTACGCTGTTGCTGGCGGCCGCATCCCTGGGCCCCATCGATGCCGATGCGCTCGAACCACCCGACCTCGCCGCGCTGGAGCAAGCGCGCCTGGTGCATGTGGCGGTGGATGAGGGACAAACGAAAGTGAGCGTGACCGAAGACGGCCACAGAGTGTTGCGTCGTCTTGGATTGGAACGGGTGCCGCAGGCAGCCGCATCGCTGCCTGCGCACACGAACGCGGATGCGTCAGAGCATCGCGAAGAACAGGCTTAAGCGCGCCAGGACGATCAGCAGAATCTGCATCAGCAGGAACAGCGCCAGCGGCGAGAGATCGAAGCCGCCGACCATCGGAATGACGCGGCGAAGCGGGCGCAGCAGCGGATCAAGCAAGTGCTGGAGAATCGGCATCGCCGTGGCACGCGGATTGACCCACGACAGCACGGCCATCAGCAGCGTGAGCCACATCACCAGATTCGCGCCCCACTTGGCGACGAGCACCAGCGCCACCAGCAAGCCACGCGGGAACACCGTGACCGGCGACACCCCCACCACAGCCGTGATCAGCACCAGATAAAGGATCGCCGCGATCCACGCGCCGATCACGCACGCCCAGTCGATCCCCCCAACGCCCGGCACGACACGCCGCAGCGGCAACACGATCCAGTTGGTGAACTGGAACACGCCTTGAGAGAGCGGATTGCGCGGCGGCAACCGCGTCGCCTGCATCCACACACGCAAAAGCAATAAAGCGCCGAATAGCGAGAAAACAAGGTCTAGCAGCAGACGGGCGATTTCGACGAGCATCTGGACTCCAACGGATTGTGCGGTCCCCCGCAAAACCGGCATTGTCGCATGCGTTTGCCCGAGTTCAATCCCTGCCTAACGCATTCAGTGGATGCTGCCCGTCCGGCCACGGTGAAACGAAGAAGGCATCCACCTCGGTCGTCGGCACGTCGTCCAATGTGGCGAAGCGCCAACGGGGTTGCTTGTCCTTGTCGATCAACAGCGCACGGACGCCCTCGACGAAATCGCCGGACGCGAATGCGTGATAGCCGAGCACCAGTTCCGTCCGGAATGCGTCAGCCAGATCGAGACGTCGTCCCTTCTGCAATTGGCGGTCGGTGACGCACAGACTGAGCGGCGAGCGTTGGCGAAGCAACGCCAGTGTCTCCGCCGACCAAGGGTTGTCGGTGTCGGCCGTGAGCGACGCCACGATGCCCGGCACGTCAAGGGCACTGAAATGCCTGTCGAGCGCCGCTCTCGCGCCAGCAAGCGACGCGGCGTCAGACGACGTACGCCCCAGCGGCAAAATGGCGGCGCGCAGACGCGCGAGTAACGCGTCGTTGCCGGAATCTGAGGCGTTCGGGTCGTCCTTGGCCCATTCGAACTTCAGCAGCACCTCGCGCAGTTGCGCCAGGGCATCGCCTTCGAGCCAGACATCGGCGAGTCCACAGTAGAGCGTATCGGCCGCCGCAATGGTCGCACCGGTCAGGCCGAGATAGCGCGCAAGCGTCGGCGCGAGATGCCCGAGGAACCAACTCGCGCCGACGTCCGGGAACAACCCGATGGCCGTCTCCGGCATCGCGAGCTTTGTTCTGTCGGTCACAATGCGCAGCGCCGCCCCCTGCGCGACTCCCATGCCACCGCCCATGACGATGCCGTCGAGCAAGGCGATATATGGCTTCGGATATCGGTGAATCAGATAGTCGAGCTGGTACTCGTCGACGAAGAACGCCTGATGCGCGTCAGCATTGCTCACCCGGCTGTCGTATAGCGCGCGGACATCGCCGCCAGCGCAGAACGCCTTCTCCCCCGCCCCTTCGATCAGCACCGCACGCACCGTGGTGTCGTCTTTCCACGCCATCAGCTGTCGCCACATGGCGCCCACCATACCGTGGGTGATGGCGTTCAGCGCCTTCGGCCGGTTGAGCGTGATCACACCGAACCCGTTGATCACGTCGAACAACACTTCGTCTTGCGCCTCGACAGCGCCATCGTGCAGATTCACTTGCCCTCCTCCTCAATCCAGTGCGCGGGCGATCACCTGCCGCTGAACTTCGCTGGTGCCTTCGTAGATTTGCGTGATGCGGGCATCGCGATAGAAGCGCTCGACCGGATAATCCTCCAGATACCCATAGCCGCCGTGAATCTGAATGGCATGCGTGCACACCCACTCAGCCAGTTCCGATGCGAAGAGCTTTGCCTGCGACGCCTCCGTCAGGCAGGGCAAGCCCTGAGTGCGCAGGGCCGCAGCGTGCAGGATCAGGAAGCGCGCCGCGTTGATGCGTGTCGTCATGTCGGCCAGCATGTTGGCAATACTCTGATGCTCGCGAATCGGCTTGCCAAATTGCTGACGCTCGTTCGCATATTGCAGCGCCGCCTCGAACGCGGCGCGCGCCACGCCCAGCGCCAGCGCCGCGATCCCAATGCGCCCGCCCTCAAGGTTTGACAACGCGATCTTCAGCCCCTGCCCCGGCTCGCCCAGCATGGCGTCCTCGCCGACCTCGCAGTCGACCAGCGTGATCGGGCAGGTGTCCGACGCGCGAATGCCCAGCTTGTGCTCGGGACGCCCGACCTCGAATCCCTTCGTATCGGTCGGCACGATGAAGGCCGAGATGCCACGCTTACCCGCCGCCGGATCGGTGACCGCGAACACGATGGCCACTGCCGCGCGCTTGCCGTTCGTCACGAACTGCTTGTTGCCGTTGAGCACCCACTTGTCGCCCCGACGCTCGGCACGCGTCTTCAGATTGCTCGCGTCCGACCCGGCTTGCGGCTCGGTGAGACAGAACGCCCCGATCTTGCGGCCTGCTGCCAGATCCGGCAGCCAGCGCTCGCGCTGGGCGTCGTTACCGAACTTCAGGATCGGCGCACAGCCGACCGAGTTGTGCACGGACATCATTGTGGCCGTGGAAGCGCAACCCGCCGCAATTTCCTCCATCGCCAGCGCGTACGCCGTGTAATCGGTGTACGACCCGCCGTACTGCTCCGGCACCATCATGCCGAGCAGGCCAAGCTCGCCCATCTGCGCAACCATCGCGTCGGGTAACGCACATTCCCGGTCCCATTGGGCTGCATTCGGCGCAAGTTGCTCACTGGAAAACGCACGCGCCATATCGCGAATCATGCGTTGATCTTCGGTATAGAAATCCATGCTCTGTCTCCTGCGCCGTGACGTTATCGGAACGTTATCGGAACGTAACCGGTGAAAATCGCGTTTAAGAATCGTCGAGGTCTTTCGCCTGTCAATAGGTCCAGTGTAGGGATCGCGCCCCGTTGGCACCATAGCCAAAAACGGCAAATTGGATGAGCGGAATTGCCATCGGAATCGTCTGTATTGGGCTCAGGACAAACCCTCATGGCCGCAAGGATTCGCCGCAAGCCCTGTCGGACAACGACCAGGGTACGCCTGACGCGAGGCGATATCCCCTGTTTGCGGAGTGGATAAATCCCTCACGAACTCTGACCCGATTGGACATTGCCTGCCGCCGACGCCACCCATTACGATGAATTTCCCCTTGCCCGCGAGCGTCGCCCCCGAGAACAGACGGTGCCGCGGGCGGTCGGCGAAGCGCTTAGAGGTCACTGCATCGTATGCGCGCTTGCCGACCGGCATCGGACTTCAGGAGACAACCCATGACTGCGGATTACGCTCAAGCCTATGAGGCGTTCGACCTCGACGCCACCGTGCGCGCCACGCTGGACGGCAACCTCGACGCGATGAATGCCTGTGTCGAATGTTGCGACCGTCACGCCCTTCCCGGGCGCATCGCCTTGTTCTGGGAAGGCAAGGACGGCACGAGCCAGACCTGGACGTTCAAGTTGCTGCAAACCCTGTCGGCGCGCTTCGCCAACTTCCTGCGCGAACAGGGTGTGCAGCCTGGCGACCGCGTTAGCGGCCTGCTGCCTCGCACGCCGGAATTACTCGTCACAATTCTCGGCACGTGGCGCGCAGGCGCGGTGTATCAGCCGCTCTTCACGGCGTTCGGGCCGAAGGCGATCGAACACCGTCTGCAGAGCGCGCAAAGTAAGCTCGTCATTACCGACGCGACCAACCGGGCGAAGCTCGACGAAGTCGCCAACTGCCCGCCGGTCGCAACGGTCGGCGGCCCTCGCGGTCAGGGTGTACGACGTGGCGACTTCAGTTTCTGGCACGAGGTGGAGCACCACGACGAGGTGTTCGAACCGGTCATGCGCCGGGGCGACGATCCGTTCATGATGATGTTCACCTCGGGCACGACGGGCGCGGCCAAGCCGGTGATGGTGCCGCTGCGCGCGATCATGGCGTTCATGGGCTATATGCGTGACGCCGTCGATCTACGTCCGACCGACACCTTCTGGAACATTGCGGACCCGGGATGGGCGTACGGGCTGTATTACGCTGTCACGGGACCGCTCGCGATGGGGATTCCCACGACGTTCTACGATGGGCCATTCACCGTAGAGAGCACGTACCGGATCATCAACAAACTCGGTGTCACCAACCTTGCGGGGTCACCGACAGCGTTCCGTCTGCTCATCGCCGGTGGCGAGAAGGCCGCGGCTCCGGTCAAAGGCCGACTGCGCGCCGTGTCGAGCGCCGGTGAGCCGCTGAACCCGGAAGTCATTCGTTGGTTCGCCGAGCATCTCGGTGTGACCATTCATGATCATTACGGCCAGACGGAACTGGGCATGGTGG
This window of the Pandoraea sputorum genome carries:
- a CDS encoding acyl-CoA synthetase → MTADYAQAYEAFDLDATVRATLDGNLDAMNACVECCDRHALPGRIALFWEGKDGTSQTWTFKLLQTLSARFANFLREQGVQPGDRVSGLLPRTPELLVTILGTWRAGAVYQPLFTAFGPKAIEHRLQSAQSKLVITDATNRAKLDEVANCPPVATVGGPRGQGVRRGDFSFWHEVEHHDEVFEPVMRRGDDPFMMMFTSGTTGAAKPVMVPLRAIMAFMGYMRDAVDLRPTDTFWNIADPGWAYGLYYAVTGPLAMGIPTTFYDGPFTVESTYRIINKLGVTNLAGSPTAFRLLIAGGEKAAAPVKGRLRAVSSAGEPLNPEVIRWFAEHLGVTIHDHYGQTELGMVVCNHHALAHPVQAGTAGFASPGHRVVVLDDEGRECPVGQPGVLALDRKQSPLMWFGGYWERETPAFMGDYYLSGDTVERNADGSISFVGRNDDVITSAGYRIGPFDVESALIEHPAVVETAVVGKPDPERTELVKAFVVLHAQFAPSDALARELQEHVRHRLSTHAYPREVEFVTELPKTPSGKLQRFILRNQEIAKAAQASANVA